The following are encoded together in the Thalassolituus oleivorans MIL-1 genome:
- a CDS encoding methyl-accepting chemotaxis protein has protein sequence MNDLRRDFYIEADAFFTKLTACLLIVSILLASWHNTWIEVFVVGLPAFVIPLMISKSMPGQRISRVSYAISLMIFSALQIHQGHGLIEMHFSIFALLAALLYYRDSIAVLAAALTIAVHHLLFNYLQESGSPVFIFEFRTGINIVLLHAAFVVVESGILMYLAHKSWQEFVQNMELAGLGAHISRDDVVDLAYQIDKPQSQFGKVFNVFFENLHTLVQEANRLSLQISDIGKDFNVSTKTMEEGARRQSHETDMIATATTQMTASMREISAHSGAAAEAAEEANSVAEKSSIDIRKARGTVEQLATNIQRANEVIQNLDSESNNIGSVLSVIQGIAEQTNLLALNAAIEAARAGEQGRGFAVVADEVRTLASRTHESTEEIQRMIERLQKGSKEAVTAMETSQTGVESSVNQITQIDEHITAMKLSVGNIHGMNEQIAQAINEQHTAVSEVNSNLVVIREVSDEALTQATGCMTKSGKLVAMSNDLRGLLSRFRLD, from the coding sequence ATGAACGATCTTCGCCGCGACTTCTACATTGAGGCGGATGCTTTTTTTACCAAGCTAACCGCTTGTCTATTGATTGTTTCCATTCTGCTCGCTAGCTGGCACAACACTTGGATAGAGGTGTTCGTGGTTGGACTACCCGCTTTTGTCATTCCGTTAATGATTAGCAAGTCAATGCCAGGACAACGTATCAGCCGTGTTAGTTACGCCATTTCCTTGATGATTTTTTCTGCATTGCAGATACATCAGGGCCACGGACTCATAGAAATGCATTTCAGCATTTTCGCGTTACTCGCTGCCCTGCTTTATTACCGTGACTCTATCGCAGTGCTTGCTGCCGCACTGACCATTGCGGTTCATCACTTGCTGTTTAACTACCTGCAAGAAAGCGGTTCTCCGGTGTTTATTTTTGAATTCCGCACAGGCATTAATATCGTGTTATTGCACGCTGCTTTCGTGGTTGTTGAGAGCGGCATTTTAATGTATTTGGCCCATAAGAGCTGGCAAGAGTTCGTACAAAACATGGAGCTTGCGGGACTAGGAGCCCATATATCCCGCGATGATGTGGTGGACTTGGCATACCAAATTGATAAACCGCAAAGTCAATTCGGTAAAGTTTTTAACGTCTTTTTCGAAAATCTTCATACCTTGGTACAAGAAGCTAATCGTCTATCACTACAAATCAGCGATATAGGCAAAGATTTCAATGTTTCAACAAAAACAATGGAAGAGGGGGCCCGCCGCCAAAGTCATGAAACAGATATGATTGCCACAGCAACCACTCAAATGACGGCGTCAATGCGAGAAATCAGTGCCCACTCAGGCGCTGCGGCAGAAGCAGCAGAGGAAGCAAACTCTGTGGCAGAAAAAAGCAGTATCGACATCCGCAAAGCGCGTGGGACCGTAGAGCAATTGGCAACCAATATTCAACGCGCCAATGAAGTCATTCAAAATCTTGATAGTGAAAGTAACAATATTGGTTCAGTACTATCGGTTATTCAGGGCATTGCTGAACAGACCAACTTACTCGCATTAAACGCAGCAATTGAAGCCGCGCGCGCTGGCGAACAAGGTCGAGGCTTCGCTGTGGTGGCCGATGAAGTAAGAACACTGGCATCACGCACGCATGAGAGCACTGAAGAAATTCAACGCATGATCGAGCGTCTACAAAAAGGTTCAAAAGAAGCGGTTACGGCTATGGAAACGAGTCAAACCGGTGTTGAAAGCAGTGTTAATCAAATAACTCAAATTGATGAACACATAACAGCGATGAAACTATCCGTAGGCAATATACATGGCATGAACGAACAAATCGCTCAAGCGATTAATGAACAACATACCGCGGTTAGCGAAGTAAACTCCAATCTTGTGGTGATTCGCGAAGTCAGTGATGAGGCATTGACCCAAGCGACAGGATGTATGACTAAATCCGGTAAACTCGTCGCTATGTCGAATGATTTACGCGGCTTGCTGTCACGCTTTCGTTTAGATTGA